In Legionella cardiaca, a genomic segment contains:
- the hemB gene encoding porphobilinogen synthase, giving the protein MTNYDLPLRLKRLRQTPAARSMVQETRLHLQQFIAPLFISETLAAKREIKSMPGQFQLSLNCLPEEIEELSNLGIPAVLLFGIPEHKDAQGSASLHDNGIIQQAIRKIRSVNSDMLIVTDVCFCEYTDHGHCGVLKGEQIDNDKTLALLAQQAVSHAQAGADWVAPSSMTDGMVAAIRQALDEAGYIDTAILSYAVKYSSSFYGPFREAAQGAPKFGDRKTYQMNPANANEAYREAAIDLAEGADMLMVKPAMNYLDVIFRIKQQFPEVPLGAYQVSGEYSMLKNAAAQGLINEEQAMVESLLAIQRAGADLIISYFAKDIAKLLNRTCV; this is encoded by the coding sequence ATGACCAACTACGATCTACCTTTACGATTAAAGCGATTGCGACAGACACCGGCAGCACGGAGTATGGTACAAGAAACGCGTTTGCATTTGCAGCAATTTATAGCACCTTTATTCATTAGTGAAACCCTCGCTGCGAAACGGGAAATTAAGAGCATGCCTGGCCAATTTCAATTGAGCTTAAATTGCTTGCCAGAAGAAATCGAGGAACTTTCAAACTTAGGTATTCCTGCAGTATTGCTCTTTGGGATTCCTGAGCATAAAGACGCTCAAGGGAGCGCTTCCTTGCACGATAACGGTATCATTCAACAAGCTATTCGTAAAATTCGTAGTGTTAATTCAGATATGCTCATCGTGACTGACGTTTGTTTTTGTGAATATACAGATCATGGACACTGTGGCGTCTTAAAAGGCGAACAAATCGATAATGATAAAACCTTAGCATTACTAGCCCAACAAGCTGTTAGTCATGCACAAGCTGGTGCTGATTGGGTCGCACCAAGCAGCATGACGGATGGGATGGTTGCCGCCATTCGCCAGGCGTTGGATGAAGCTGGTTATATTGACACTGCAATTTTAAGTTACGCAGTTAAGTACAGCTCCAGTTTCTACGGCCCTTTCAGAGAGGCAGCACAAGGTGCCCCAAAGTTTGGCGACAGAAAAACCTATCAGATGAATCCTGCCAATGCAAATGAAGCTTACAGAGAAGCGGCAATTGATTTAGCTGAAGGCGCAGACATGCTTATGGTAAAACCTGCGATGAATTATTTAGATGTGATTTTCAGAATAAAACAGCAATTTCCTGAAGTGCCATTAGGTGCTTATCAAGTGAGTGGAGAATACTCCATGCTTAAAAATGCTGCTGCTCAAGGCTTGATTAATGAAGAACAGGCAATGGTTGAAAGTTTATTAGCTATTCAACGAGCAGGTGCAGATTTAATTATTTCTTATTTTGCAAAAGACATCGCCAAATTACTCAATCGTACTTGTGTATAA
- a CDS encoding bifunctional aspartate kinase/diaminopimelate decarboxylase: protein MQQVVTKFGGTSVSSLQTWNNIAAITKQHIVNGVQPVIVCSALTQASNKLEKAIEAALINQHQNIETDIRNSHQELAQALQVPFELITAELLQLQQWLTGIALLKEASPKTRAQILSLGELMMTRLGHAFLRNQGIECDWFDVREALVSTPIPGGDAVNFLAARCNSETNPELSNQLIATGAQAIITQGFFAANPQGDTVLLGRGGSDTSAALLAAILQAQVCEIWTDVPGIYTANPHLLPHARLLKQLNYDEAQEIASMGAKVLHPNCLPPVRRAGIPMVVKFTRMPEHSGTRISKESDEKAPPIKSIQVKHSIILISIDTINMWQQVGFLADVFAAFKSHGFSVDLLSSSESNVTLSLDSNAKLHDRRALEALLADLNRFGRAKLIEPCSAVSLVGHHIRTVLPQLGPTLEVFDAQQVYLMSLASNDLNLTFVVDESQADKLCQKLHNLLIDSNPQSFYYSKSWQEEFGNPGLKNTPWWEHERGKLLDLAAMHSPCYVYHLPTQSQKADELLTLKSIDRFYYAVKANPHPVILKNFYEKGINFECVSIEELQHLLTLFPHIDKQRLLFTPNFAARAEYEFALALGCYITIDNLYPLENWPELFKNQSILLRIDPGSGAGHHKYVCTGGNESKFGIPQNDLELASRLVEKHHIQVIGLHAHSGSGILTPELWQQTALMLTALTTRFPDVRIINLGGGLGVVEKPGQQPLNLTALDESLTAVKSGHSQLTFWLEPGRFFVAESGVILAKVTQCKEKGKVRFIGIETGMNSLLRPALYGAYHEIVNLSRLNDEKTGFAHIVGPICESGDTLGYDRLFPETREGDVILIASTGAYGHCMSSHYNLRAPAQEITMD from the coding sequence ATGCAACAAGTCGTTACTAAATTTGGCGGCACCAGTGTTTCCTCCCTGCAGACATGGAATAACATCGCTGCAATTACGAAACAGCATATTGTTAATGGAGTGCAACCCGTTATTGTTTGTTCTGCTTTAACACAAGCTTCTAATAAATTAGAAAAGGCTATTGAAGCTGCTCTTATTAATCAACATCAAAATATAGAAACTGACATTAGAAATAGTCATCAGGAATTGGCACAGGCATTACAAGTTCCCTTTGAATTGATTACAGCAGAATTATTGCAACTCCAACAATGGCTAACGGGCATTGCCCTGCTAAAAGAAGCCTCCCCTAAAACTCGAGCGCAAATTTTAAGCCTTGGTGAGTTAATGATGACTCGTCTAGGTCATGCATTTTTACGCAATCAAGGAATTGAGTGTGATTGGTTTGATGTTCGCGAAGCGCTCGTTTCTACACCTATCCCTGGAGGGGATGCAGTAAATTTTCTTGCTGCTCGCTGCAATAGCGAAACCAATCCTGAACTTAGTAATCAACTAATTGCAACCGGCGCTCAGGCTATCATTACCCAGGGTTTTTTTGCAGCCAATCCGCAAGGCGATACGGTGTTATTAGGTCGTGGTGGCTCAGATACCTCAGCTGCTTTATTAGCCGCTATTTTACAAGCACAGGTTTGTGAGATTTGGACCGATGTTCCTGGAATCTATACTGCAAATCCACATTTATTACCTCATGCTCGTTTACTAAAACAACTGAACTATGATGAAGCCCAGGAAATAGCTTCAATGGGTGCTAAAGTTTTACATCCCAATTGTTTACCACCAGTACGTAGAGCAGGCATTCCAATGGTGGTCAAATTCACCCGAATGCCCGAGCATTCTGGCACCAGAATCTCCAAGGAAAGTGATGAAAAAGCCCCTCCCATTAAATCGATTCAGGTAAAACATAGTATTATTTTGATTTCGATTGATACCATTAATATGTGGCAACAAGTGGGTTTTTTGGCCGATGTCTTTGCCGCCTTTAAATCGCATGGTTTTTCCGTCGATTTGCTTTCTTCTTCAGAATCAAACGTAACACTTTCTTTAGATAGTAATGCCAAGTTGCATGACAGACGAGCACTGGAAGCTTTACTTGCCGATTTAAATCGTTTTGGCCGTGCCAAGCTTATCGAACCCTGCAGTGCGGTCAGTTTAGTCGGTCATCACATCCGAACGGTTCTCCCACAACTAGGCCCGACCTTAGAAGTTTTTGATGCCCAACAAGTTTATCTTATGTCTTTGGCCTCGAATGATTTGAACTTAACGTTTGTGGTGGACGAATCTCAGGCGGACAAACTATGTCAGAAATTGCACAATTTACTAATTGATAGTAATCCTCAAAGCTTTTATTATTCAAAAAGTTGGCAAGAGGAATTTGGCAATCCTGGATTGAAGAATACGCCGTGGTGGGAACATGAGCGTGGTAAACTTCTTGATCTTGCAGCAATGCATTCACCTTGTTATGTCTATCATCTACCAACTCAATCGCAAAAAGCTGATGAACTCTTAACGCTAAAATCAATTGATCGTTTCTATTATGCAGTTAAAGCCAACCCTCATCCAGTTATTCTGAAAAATTTTTATGAGAAAGGTATCAATTTTGAATGTGTCTCTATTGAAGAATTACAACATTTATTAACTTTATTTCCTCATATCGATAAACAACGTTTGTTATTTACACCTAATTTCGCAGCTCGAGCAGAATATGAATTTGCCTTGGCACTCGGTTGCTACATTACTATTGATAACTTATATCCTCTGGAAAATTGGCCTGAACTTTTTAAAAATCAATCTATTTTGCTGCGCATCGATCCAGGATCTGGTGCTGGCCATCATAAATATGTTTGTACCGGAGGTAATGAATCTAAATTTGGTATCCCACAAAATGATCTGGAGTTAGCAAGCAGACTTGTAGAAAAACATCATATTCAAGTTATTGGCTTACATGCTCATTCTGGTAGTGGTATCTTAACACCGGAACTCTGGCAACAAACCGCTTTAATGCTTACAGCTCTGACTACGCGCTTTCCCGATGTCAGAATTATCAATTTGGGCGGTGGTTTAGGAGTAGTTGAAAAACCCGGGCAGCAGCCTTTAAATTTAACCGCGTTAGATGAATCACTTACCGCAGTTAAATCAGGGCATTCCCAATTAACATTTTGGCTTGAACCTGGTCGCTTTTTTGTCGCAGAGAGTGGTGTCATTCTTGCCAAAGTCACCCAGTGCAAAGAAAAAGGCAAAGTGCGTTTTATCGGTATTGAAACAGGTATGAATTCTTTATTGCGCCCAGCGCTTTACGGTGCTTACCATGAAATAGTCAATTTAAGTCGCTTGAATGATGAAAAAACCGGTTTTGCTCATATTGTGGGACCTATTTGCGAATCAGGAGATACCTTAGGCTATGACCGCTTATTCCCTGAAACCCGGGAAGGTGATGTTATCTTGATTGCCAGCACAGGAGCCTATGGGCACTGTATGAGTTCTCATTATAATCTCAGAGCCCCAGCACAAGAAATTACTATGGATTAA
- a CDS encoding autotransporter assembly complex protein TamA, with translation MKKKLRLLLLTIGSVLLIAATTPTMQITGVKKKIAANIEARLTELAKDRPLDHITNEELSLQIAKAMEPYGYFKPQINLINRQPLRIAIAPGSQVLISDIRIEIKGEGASNSVIKKVLEPLPIKKGDPLNTIKYEEIKQNLLNAAEHQGFMRAAFEKSEILIHPHYDTASISLILDTGPQFYFGQVQFDPTYISPDLLRRYIPFKHGQPYSTDQILTLNNQLAFSGYFNNVSIKPQLDSSRSIPVDVHLQPTARFNYSLGVGYGTDTGIRGRLGYHVVPVNPAGHKFNAVALGSFKENALQAQYVIPGTNPVTDQYNITANLAHLDYNSGASNSVLTSIAQQHTKPRFQRSLSINGLYERYTYSSQPREEKNTIFPKASFTWLKNDSTLFSPTGYNVTINALGASRRTLSDIDFAQTSINIKAALTIEPIRTRFYFHSIQGITAIHDINQMPLSLAFLLGGSDNLKAYSYNSLGPGKVLTFNGFEIQKETVEHWYFVGFFDSGDVYMPISKNLKNDVGIGLMWVSPVGPIKIGVAQAIDHQFNRSDKGPRLVINMGPDL, from the coding sequence ATGAAAAAAAAATTACGCCTACTCTTGCTAACAATCGGCTCTGTTTTACTTATTGCGGCAACCACTCCGACAATGCAGATAACCGGTGTGAAAAAAAAGATTGCAGCAAATATTGAGGCTCGTTTAACTGAACTTGCAAAAGACAGACCGCTCGACCACATAACAAATGAGGAACTTAGTCTGCAAATTGCAAAAGCCATGGAACCCTATGGTTATTTTAAACCACAAATTAACCTCATCAATCGTCAGCCTTTACGCATTGCTATTGCTCCAGGCTCTCAAGTATTAATTTCAGACATTCGCATAGAGATTAAAGGTGAGGGAGCCAGTAATAGTGTCATTAAAAAAGTCCTGGAACCTTTACCTATTAAAAAAGGAGACCCTTTAAATACAATAAAATATGAAGAGATTAAACAAAATCTTTTGAATGCTGCTGAACATCAAGGTTTTATGCGTGCAGCATTTGAAAAATCAGAAATTTTGATTCATCCTCATTACGATACAGCATCTATCAGCCTCATACTGGATACAGGGCCACAATTTTATTTTGGACAAGTCCAATTTGATCCGACCTATATTTCACCTGATTTATTGCGACGCTATATACCCTTTAAACATGGCCAACCCTATTCGACTGATCAGATTCTTACTTTAAATAATCAACTGGCTTTCAGCGGTTATTTCAACAATGTTTCTATTAAACCACAGCTCGATAGTTCTCGTTCTATTCCGGTGGATGTGCACTTACAACCTACAGCAAGATTTAATTATTCTTTAGGTGTTGGTTATGGCACAGATACAGGGATACGCGGGCGTTTAGGTTACCATGTCGTACCAGTTAATCCCGCCGGCCATAAATTTAATGCTGTCGCATTGGGTTCTTTTAAAGAAAATGCCCTGCAAGCACAATACGTCATTCCAGGTACCAACCCAGTTACTGATCAATATAATATCACTGCTAACCTTGCTCACTTAGATTACAACAGTGGCGCAAGTAATTCTGTTTTGACTTCCATCGCCCAACAACATACCAAGCCTCGATTTCAACGCAGTTTATCAATCAATGGACTCTATGAACGTTACACCTATTCTTCCCAGCCACGAGAAGAGAAAAATACCATCTTCCCCAAAGCAAGTTTCACCTGGTTAAAAAATGATAGTACTCTTTTTTCCCCGACTGGGTACAATGTCACTATTAATGCCTTGGGTGCTAGCAGAAGAACATTGTCAGATATCGATTTTGCTCAAACATCTATTAATATTAAAGCTGCATTGACTATAGAACCGATACGTACTCGTTTTTATTTTCACTCCATTCAAGGAATCACGGCAATTCATGATATTAATCAAATGCCTTTATCTTTGGCTTTTTTACTAGGTGGTTCGGATAACCTTAAAGCCTATAGCTACAATTCACTTGGCCCGGGAAAAGTTTTAACATTTAATGGTTTCGAAATTCAAAAAGAAACCGTTGAGCATTGGTATTTTGTTGGTTTTTTTGACAGTGGGGATGTTTACATGCCAATATCCAAGAATTTAAAAAATGACGTTGGTATTGGTCTTATGTGGGTTTCTCCAGTGGGTCCTATTAAAATAGGAGTTGCACAAGCGATAGATCATCAATTCAATCGAAGTGACAAAGGTCCAAGGCTCGTCATTAATATGGGTCCTGACTTATAA
- a CDS encoding translocation/assembly module TamB domain-containing protein has protein sequence MYKLALVFAVLTAVVIFLATTSPGLSLTLKLASYLLPGTLYVEKVHGRLISQCSLDYLSYHDETMNVVLKELHLKWQPMAFLRHKLTIENLTIKQAQLKKTGGKPEENMRKTDFAVPKLPFDVTLENVLINQMQFIQDNTTHQFQNVKLQMQLTNHQWQINQLNFDFDKINFSAKFTGQPVMPYGLSAELKLKSKQESPSQIEGTLQLSGDFFLYHWQGDFKQPTQLHLNGVLKNGRELHAQTQWQNLLWPLDNQTTFQSPVGHITMEGQLPNIVIKFDSQISSPLSSSVTVTAHTQTQGIRTEGHVKLPEANLNFNIDYNEAALNAKIKGMLHAESIPVEGSTLAIKDLKADAQFTGESLLNLSLNTQVSANYFAAPLLANIHYQHQRLEGSIRLGMNEFNIRGTSPYQWQATATLPKPQMLHPALTGLNTTITANASLSNVMMGTLDLTIKPGYYQLEEEGLSRLEFQGGQLKASLTPQNLILNGLINIDKDKSLTAQFKLPQFKLNDLSTNQALQGNLRLDVNTLNFLQSFSPELAKPEGQLSAILKATGTVTKPMIEGNIILKNGRASIPNLGLDFQAIQFEVKSRNKHWQAHGSLTSNEKILTLKGQGSFAPQVTGLVHLNGNDFTLLNTPEYLINISPKLLIEFTSAALAVKGTIIIPKAQIKPQSFSNSVSLSEDVVFEGNERPVNPLHIKTDIRLEMGDDVSLNVKGLKGFLTGAIHLHQLPQEPLNATGELNVKEGKYQAYGQDLAIAQGQLIFTGGSVLNPGIRVRAVRQFKNTTNSFAGSNQLLDFNNANLQSLNFGNKTTVGIDVTGRLTSPKVELFSIPSTLSQADILSMILLGRPANQANKAGGQLLLAAISSMNLGTGANGTQLVEQLKQTLGVDVNLENTPKFDQKTNQITDKTSVVVGKSLSKRLYVSYNYGLAKTDSNVVTLSYLLNKFFSVQVNSSLAGSGIDLLYTHRKD, from the coding sequence ATGTATAAACTGGCGCTGGTTTTTGCTGTATTAACTGCGGTGGTTATTTTCCTGGCTACCACAAGCCCAGGTTTATCATTGACGCTCAAATTAGCAAGTTATTTATTGCCAGGTACACTATATGTTGAAAAAGTTCACGGTCGGCTAATCAGCCAATGTTCTTTGGACTACTTAAGTTATCATGATGAAACCATGAATGTCGTGCTAAAAGAACTCCATTTAAAATGGCAACCCATGGCATTTTTACGGCATAAATTAACCATTGAAAACTTAACAATCAAGCAAGCACAACTAAAAAAAACTGGCGGCAAACCTGAAGAAAACATGAGAAAAACAGACTTTGCTGTGCCAAAACTTCCATTCGATGTAACGCTTGAAAATGTCTTGATTAATCAGATGCAATTTATTCAGGATAATACCACTCATCAGTTTCAAAATGTTAAACTTCAGATGCAACTGACTAATCACCAATGGCAAATTAATCAATTAAATTTTGATTTTGATAAAATTAACTTCAGTGCCAAATTCACTGGCCAACCAGTGATGCCTTATGGATTATCAGCTGAGCTCAAACTCAAAAGTAAGCAGGAGAGTCCTTCACAGATAGAAGGTACCTTGCAATTAAGTGGCGATTTTTTTCTCTATCATTGGCAAGGTGACTTTAAGCAACCAACTCAACTCCATCTTAATGGCGTTCTTAAAAATGGACGAGAATTACATGCTCAAACCCAATGGCAAAATTTACTCTGGCCGTTAGATAACCAAACTACATTTCAAAGTCCCGTAGGGCATATTACGATGGAGGGACAGCTTCCCAATATTGTGATTAAATTTGATTCACAAATTAGTTCTCCTTTAAGCTCAAGCGTGACGGTGACAGCACATACCCAAACCCAGGGGATTCGTACTGAAGGCCATGTGAAACTACCAGAGGCTAATCTTAACTTTAATATTGATTACAATGAAGCAGCATTAAATGCAAAAATCAAAGGAATGTTGCATGCAGAATCCATCCCGGTAGAAGGTTCAACATTGGCTATTAAAGACTTGAAAGCCGATGCACAATTCACTGGAGAATCTCTTCTTAATTTATCTTTGAATACCCAAGTGTCTGCTAACTACTTTGCTGCTCCTCTACTTGCCAATATTCATTACCAACATCAACGTCTAGAGGGAAGTATTCGCTTAGGGATGAATGAGTTTAACATCCGAGGCACCTCTCCTTATCAGTGGCAAGCGACCGCTACACTACCAAAACCACAAATGCTGCACCCAGCGCTAACTGGCTTAAACACAACTATTACAGCTAATGCCTCTTTATCGAATGTGATGATGGGCACCTTGGATTTGACAATTAAGCCTGGTTATTATCAACTTGAAGAAGAAGGATTATCTCGCCTGGAATTTCAGGGAGGACAATTAAAAGCCTCACTAACTCCGCAAAATTTAATCTTAAATGGTTTAATTAATATCGATAAAGATAAGAGTCTGACTGCTCAATTTAAATTGCCTCAATTCAAATTAAATGATTTATCAACTAATCAGGCGCTTCAGGGAAATTTGCGCCTGGATGTGAATACTTTAAATTTTCTGCAAAGCTTTAGTCCAGAACTGGCTAAACCAGAGGGGCAATTAAGTGCCATTCTTAAAGCCACAGGAACGGTTACCAAGCCCATGATTGAAGGCAATATTATTTTAAAAAATGGCCGAGCATCGATACCCAATTTAGGTCTTGATTTTCAAGCCATCCAATTCGAGGTAAAAAGTCGCAATAAACATTGGCAAGCTCATGGCTCTTTAACCTCCAATGAGAAGATATTAACGCTTAAAGGACAAGGAAGTTTTGCGCCCCAAGTAACAGGGTTAGTACATTTAAATGGCAATGATTTTACTTTGCTCAACACACCTGAGTATCTGATTAATATATCACCAAAGTTGCTTATTGAGTTTACTTCCGCAGCACTTGCTGTGAAAGGAACCATAATTATTCCTAAAGCGCAAATTAAGCCACAGTCATTTAGTAACTCAGTCAGCTTATCAGAAGACGTTGTATTTGAAGGAAACGAACGCCCGGTTAACCCTCTACATATAAAGACAGATATACGCTTGGAGATGGGGGATGATGTATCTCTCAATGTAAAAGGATTAAAAGGATTTTTAACGGGCGCTATTCATTTGCATCAACTACCACAAGAACCTCTTAATGCGACAGGAGAGCTCAATGTTAAGGAAGGTAAATATCAAGCTTATGGGCAAGATTTAGCAATCGCACAAGGTCAGTTGATATTCACTGGTGGCTCTGTTTTAAATCCTGGGATACGCGTTCGAGCCGTTCGTCAATTTAAAAATACTACCAATAGCTTTGCTGGTTCAAACCAATTACTTGATTTTAATAATGCCAATTTGCAATCACTGAATTTTGGTAATAAAACAACTGTAGGGATTGATGTAACTGGTCGTTTAACATCACCTAAAGTAGAACTGTTTTCCATTCCCAGCACTCTCTCACAGGCAGATATTTTATCCATGATTCTTCTTGGTAGACCAGCTAATCAAGCCAATAAAGCAGGCGGCCAATTATTACTTGCTGCTATCTCCTCTATGAATTTAGGCACAGGAGCCAATGGCACCCAACTCGTAGAGCAATTGAAGCAAACCCTGGGAGTCGATGTAAACCTGGAAAACACGCCTAAATTTGACCAAAAAACTAACCAGATAACGGACAAAACGTCTGTTGTCGTTGGAAAATCCTTATCCAAACGTCTCTATGTAAGCTATAACTATGGTTTAGCAAAAACAGATAGCAATGTTGTTACTTTAAGTTATTTACTTAACAAATTTTTTAGTGTCCAAGTCAACTCCAGCCTGGCTGGTAGTGGCATTGATTTACTTTATACTCACCGCAAGGATTAA
- a CDS encoding OmpP1/FadL family transporter — protein sequence MKSMQKPINTLVSAAVMALMAGAANAGSFSLYTESNGAAVGNFAAGIAAEAADASIGWYNPAGLALIREQQVVFGGVGVFPTSELTGTSTFRTTGIPFPYVQSFSGLDGAHDAFVPSVHYALPLGESATFGFSIVSPFGLKTIWGETSPVRYAATLSELQTITASPEIGGKLNENFALGGGIDLQYAKVKFNRMLGNPNLMQFFNLFGVPVPANFVDSESYNKGDSFGVGFHAGVLAMFNDNHTRIGLNYQSQMRQKFHGYSRLNGRLASPGLDVTDPFSVLLASPTAVFRTDTLSSNNIDFPEIATLSGYHDVNDRLALLASVVYTGWHSIRTIELDHAAAYAPPSATFAGGQVLVNSVSTENYSNTWRFALGANYRFNEKFMLRVGGGYDETPTNDTFRSIRIPDSDRWALSIGGHYQWRPNIGIDAGYTHLFTAEDPIINRTEAVGSTSTYNVNARGNAHADLVGAQLTWIIDQPIPMPTK from the coding sequence GTGAAGAGTATGCAAAAACCCATTAATACATTAGTCAGCGCAGCAGTTATGGCGTTGATGGCGGGAGCCGCCAATGCAGGGAGTTTTTCCCTATACACAGAAAGTAATGGAGCTGCAGTGGGCAATTTTGCTGCCGGTATCGCTGCTGAAGCTGCAGATGCATCAATTGGCTGGTATAACCCAGCAGGACTTGCCTTGATTCGTGAACAGCAAGTTGTATTTGGTGGTGTTGGTGTATTTCCAACTTCTGAGCTTACTGGTACAAGCACATTTAGAACGACTGGAATTCCATTTCCTTATGTTCAAAGCTTTAGTGGTTTAGATGGTGCGCATGATGCATTTGTACCTTCTGTGCATTACGCATTGCCATTAGGTGAAAGTGCTACTTTCGGTTTCAGTATTGTATCTCCCTTTGGATTGAAGACAATATGGGGAGAAACAAGTCCTGTACGCTACGCTGCAACTTTAAGTGAATTGCAAACTATCACTGCTTCCCCTGAAATCGGTGGCAAATTGAATGAGAATTTTGCTTTAGGGGGCGGTATTGATTTGCAATATGCAAAAGTTAAATTTAATCGCATGTTGGGTAACCCAAATTTAATGCAATTCTTTAATCTTTTTGGTGTTCCAGTGCCTGCAAATTTTGTGGACTCAGAAAGTTATAACAAAGGTGATTCATTTGGCGTTGGTTTCCATGCCGGTGTCTTGGCTATGTTTAATGACAACCATACTCGTATCGGTTTAAATTACCAATCACAGATGAGACAGAAGTTTCATGGCTATAGCCGTTTGAATGGACGTTTAGCTTCCCCAGGTCTTGATGTTACTGACCCATTCTCAGTCCTTCTTGCAAGCCCAACAGCTGTCTTTAGAACTGATACGTTGTCAAGTAATAATATTGATTTTCCAGAGATCGCTACGTTGAGTGGCTATCACGATGTGAATGACAGGCTTGCTCTTCTAGCTTCAGTAGTCTACACAGGTTGGCATTCAATTAGAACAATTGAGCTTGATCATGCTGCTGCTTATGCACCTCCTTCTGCCACATTTGCTGGGGGCCAAGTATTGGTTAACTCTGTTTCTACAGAAAACTACAGCAACACCTGGCGTTTTGCATTAGGTGCTAACTATCGCTTTAATGAGAAGTTTATGTTGCGTGTGGGTGGTGGTTACGATGAGACACCAACTAACGATACCTTCAGAAGTATTCGTATTCCTGATTCTGATCGTTGGGCACTCTCTATTGGTGGTCACTATCAGTGGAGACCCAATATTGGTATCGATGCCGGTTATACCCACCTATTCACAGCTGAAGATCCTATAATTAACAGAACTGAAGCGGTTGGTAGCACAAGTACTTACAATGTGAATGCACGTGGTAATGCGCATGCTGATTTAGTCGGTGCTCAGTTAACCTGGATTATTGATCAACCTATTCCAATGCCAACAAAATAG